From the Paenibacillus sp. MMS20-IR301 genome, the window TGCCGCAGATTGGCTCGAACTGCCGCCGCAGGTAGAGCTGCAAATCCGCGCAGGAGCAGATAAATCTGCCGGAAGTCTCACCTTCCTGTTGAATTATAGCGAAGAACCGGCAGAGCTTCTGCTGAAGCAGCCGAGAACAGACCTGCTCAGCGGGCAAACGCTCTCAGGAGCCGTTACGCTCCAAGGATTCGGTGTACTTGTGCTGCAATAACCATATGCAGTGGAGCTTTTGAGCGGTTGGCTGCACGGCTGATGCCGGTTGGGCAGAGTGAACCGGCTTCTATAAGACAAAGGGTCCGGCCGCCGCAGATAACTTTGCGGACGGCCGGACCCTTTCTTATAATATGAATAATCACCTGAACCTACACCCCGCTTTGCGGGGTTATTCTGTGCAGGGTTATTTGGTGCAGAATTCCCTTGCAATTCACTGTGGATTGTTAGATATTAAGATAATCATCCAAAAATCCGGTAATAACAGCGGCCGGCAGTCTCACCTTAAAGCGGAAAATCATGTACAATGAGCTGCCGCGCAAGTAATCGACTGAATGGGCCCCCTGTTAAGAAAGTAGCTAGTCATGTAACGGTTGTACAAACGATTAGCTACACGTTACGGACAGGAGAGACGTTAAGCCTGCAGAAAGGCACCGGATTGCCGGAATTGCGGACACCAGCGCCGTTATTACACCGAAAAGCCGAGTTAGCCCATGAAAAGCGGCGGATAAGGGCCGTGGTGTCCGCATAGCCGCCCAAAAGACCTATTTTGAGCAAATAAGGGCTGTGATGTCCATAAGGGACAGAATTGGGTTGATTTGACTTGGCTTAGAAGGTAATGTACGCGGGCAATCGTGTACATTAAGCTCCGGTCAGACAAGCGGTGAATTTTATAGAAGCTTCAACAGAGGAGTTGTCTTACCACATGAATTCAGAATCCGTTTCTCAACAGGCTTCACCGGACAGCCATCCTGCAGGAGCAGGAGCAGCTCCCCCAGCCACGGCTGAGGGCAACGAAAGCTTCCTGCAAGGTGTTAAGGACTGCCTGCCTACACTGCTCGGCTATCTCAGCATCGGCTTCGCCGCAGGCGTAGTAGAGAAAACCGCCGGCCTCTCCATTGCCGAAATTGCCATGATATCCATCATTCTCTATGCCGGTTCGGCCCAGTTCATCGCTGCCGGAATGATTGCCGCCGGAAGTACGGCCTCCAGCATCATCGTGACGATTCTGCTGGTCAATCTCCGGCATCTGTTGCTGAGCGCCGCCATCTCACCTTATTTCCGCCATCTCACCCCGCTGCGCAACCTGCTGATCGGCTCACTGCTCACCGATGAGACCTTCGGTGTTGCGATCCAGAAGAGTGCTTCAAGGAAGCAGCTCAGCGAGAAATGGATGCACGGCCTCAATATTACCGCTTACCTGAACTGGTTCCTGGCCAATATCGCGGGCGCATTCTTCGGACAATGGATATCCAGCCCTGAGAAGTGGGGGCTGGATTTCGCCCTGCCGGCCATGTTCATCGGGCTGCTGGTACTGACTATGATGAGCCGGCGCAAATATGTACTGGATCTCATTGTCGGAGCGGTTTCCGTGATTATTGCTGTCCTCGTCTCGGTCCTCTGGTCGCCCAGCATGGGCGTTATTTCTGCAGTGCTGATAGCCTCAACGATTGGAATGGTGATTGAACAATGGAAGTAAGGCTGGATATCTTTTTTATTATTCTGGGGGCTGCACTCGTGACCTTCATCCCGCGGGTGCTTCCGCTTATGCTGCTTAGCCGGATTACGATTCCGGAATGGGGCATGCGCTGGCTCAGCTATGTGCCGATTGCCGTTATGGCGGCTCTGGTCGCCCAGGAGCTGTTCGTTACAGACGGCAAATTCGCAGTCCTGTCAACGAATGTAGAGCTGATTGCCGCCCTGCCGGCATTCTGGGTGGCCGTCAAAACCCGCAGCCTGCTGGGAACTGTAGTTGTAGGTATACTGGCTCTGATGCTGCTGCGGCTGCTGTTCTGAACGATTTAGTTAGCTGCACCCAGCGTCCGCTTGATGAAGCTTCCGATTTGGTCGATCGCCTGCTGCGCTTCAGGCAGTAAGGCGCCCAGCAGCTGGAACGAGCACCACATGTTCTCCCAGACTTCGAGCGTTACAGCATTGCCAGCAGCCTGCGCCTTCGCGGCCAGGCGCTCCGCATCACTTAGCAGCACCTCCAGTGAGCCGGCCTGTATAAGCAGCGGCGGCAAGCCTTGCAGGTCCAGGCGCAGCGGTGACAATAAGGCCGGCATCTCTCCCGCATAGGGCCCCAGATAATCCACCAGTATCCGCTGATTCGCTTCCCGGCTGCCAGTCGGGTCCACTGCGGCCCGGCTCTCGTACGACTCGCCGTCGAGATGTACGAGATCGGCATGCGGTGAGAGCAGACAAGCTCCGGCCGGGAGCTTAACGCCCTGTTCCCGCAGCGTTATGAGTGTCATTAACGCCAGGGTTGCCCCGACCGAATCCCCGCCCAGGATAATATCTGCGGGGGATACGCCCTGCTCCAGCAGCCAGCGGTAAGCCGCCAGGCAATCATCGCCCGCTGCCGGATAGCAGAATTCCGGGGCGAGCCGGTATTCTGCAGTCAGCACGGCAATGCCGCCGGCTGCGGAGAGCCGGGCTGCGAGATCCCGGCAGATGGCGCAGCTGCCGGAGATGAAGCCTCCTCCATGGTAATAGAGGAGGACTTGGCCGCCCGGGCCGAGCGGAAGCCCGGGGCCGTCAGCACAGCTGACCCACTCCCCGCGGAAGGAACCGTGTATCACCGGCTGCACCTGCAGACCGCTTAAAGCCGGCAGCCGGCTTACAGATTCTTCCGCCGCCGCCCGGATCTCTTGCACTGTCTGTTCCGCATAGCGTGTCGTCTGCCGCAAATGCGCCTTAATCGCCTGAAGATGCCCGTCTGGAGTTATACTTGGATATAACATGTTATCAAACCTCCTGTGCTGTAATATCCGCAGTATAAGCCCTGTAGCAAGGTACAGAGTCAAGCGTTCCGCACAGAATCTTTCTAACACTCTATTTGTTGCTTTGGTACAGAAACTCGACTTCACCATCCAGCAAATAACGGTATTCAAATAATTGCATGGTTCTTTCTCTAATTCTCCCCATGATAACCGTGCCCAGGCTTACTGAGCCTTGTGATCCAAGGTAACCATTATCAATAAATGCCTTCTCTACAAATTCTGTTTCCTTCAAGTGATACTTTAACCATTCCTTCTGCGATGCAATTAGCGCTTCTTTTGGCTCTCTATCCAACTTAGAAAGCAGCTTGTTATAGATCTGATTCAACTCTTTATCCCAATGCTCTGTATATTTGCCTACTAGCGCCCCCCATCCAAGTGTTGTGAACTCTTCGGAATTTTGAAATTCATTAAACTCCGCTTCATAATCACGATCTATAGGATTCTGAAGCATTTCATCATAGAATTCCCCTTTAAGATCATAGTTCCCAATGCTCATGGGTAACACTTCATTATTAGTAGGATCGGATTGAACTTCAGTTGTTTCTTTTGATTCAGTTTCACTGTTCAAGGCAGCCGGTTGACTATTATTTTGACAAGCTGATAACAATATCGTTATAAAAAATAATAAGAGTATCTTACCTTTCATAAATGGTCTCCTTAAATATTGCAAGATCCGGTCAAAACTCCGGTCCGCTTAATCACCCATCTGCAAAATATCCAGCGTCTCCTGGACACTGGCATGCCGCTGAGGAGACAGGAGATTACTCTTCAGCTCCTCCAGCCGCTCGCGGGTTTTCTGCCGTTTGCTGATTTCCAGGTCCACGGCACGCATTTTACGTTCAATCACCTCAACGAAATCCGTAATTCCGATACTGCCGTCTGCGGATTTAATGAGCGCTTTCTTAATCTCACGAAGTGTGAATCCGCAGTTCTTGGCATTCTGGATAAAAACAATCCGCCCCAGCGTCTCCTCGGTATACAGCCGGTAACCGCCTGCAGAACGCTGCGGCAGCGGAATCAGCCCGTGCTTCTCATAGAATCTCAGGGTTTCGATATTCACCCGGGCTTCCTTCGCCAGCTCACTGCGTAAATATTGGACCATTGCCGCGTCTCCTCTCTCCTCCGGATGGATGTTACAGCTTCAATTGCTCCTTAAGTGCCGCAACCTCTTCAGCAGAGGGCTCAGGCAGCTCCTCGCCGCCGTATCTTGCCCGGTTGTAAAGGCCGGGCAGCTTGTCAGCGGATCGTCCTCCACTGCCGGAGCGCTGCCGCTTCTGCCCTTCCGACCATTCCGCAACGTCGGCAGCCGTCTCCTGCGGGGTAAGATAGGTCTTCAATTCGTAGCCTTCCGCCTGCTTGGCGCGGAGCCAGTGCCGGTAGAGCCAGCGTACACGCTCGCGGCTTCCGTTCATGCCTTCCCAGCGGTCCTTACGGCTAGCCGGAGACAGCTTCGACCGCAAGTAATCGCGGAAGCCCTGGACCGTCTGCTCCCAGGTGAACAGGCTGGTCTCCTCATCCCGGTAACCGGCTGCCGCTGAAGGAGATTCCCGCCGCAGCAAGGTTAGCAGCCAGTCGATGGCCCGGCGCAGGATCCCGCCCGTATTGCTGTACAGCCAGCGCAGGATGTAATAGAGAATGACAAGCAATAGGGCTGTTCCAGCAATATAGAATAAGATGTTCAGGATGGCACTAAGCAGCCCCGGTTCGCCGGATTCTACCGGCGGGAACCCGGAATTTGCTGCCGGCAGCTCCTCAGTAACCGGAGCGGGCGCTTCGGAGCCGGAGAGTACGGCGGTGAGCCAAATGAAGAAGCCGCGGACGGCTCTCCAAAGCAGCGTACCGGCCGCTTTGCCTCCACCGGCTGCCAGCAGGGCTGCTGCCACAATGAATCCGGCAACGAACAGCCGGTTATGCCCCCGCAGCCCCTGGGGCAGCCGTGCCGTATCACCGTTCATTGAGCTGTACCTCAGATGGCTGCTGTTGGAATCCAGCAAAGCCAGCACAAGACATAAGCTGCCGCTCCAGGTTAAGGCAGCCACATTCGGCTGAAGCTCCGGAATACGGGAGTATATAATCGCCGAGATGAAATACAGAATAAGTCCGGCAATGTACATTTTGAGCCGGTTCTGCCGGCCAGCGGCGGTCATGCCAAGGTAGGCGCTGACTGCTGCACCGGCCATAAGCGGAATACCTGCAAGTGCCAGCGGACCGCTGATACTTACAGCCAGTGCACCCAGCAGCAGAGCGGCCAGCAGCTGGTTCCACAGGCGGCTGCAGATCCGGCGCAGCAGCACGCCGCCTGCTACAAGCAGCGGCAGCAGCCAGATCCAGCGCACCGCCGCACCGCTTGGCTGCAGATAACTCTGCAGCAGCAGCCAGACAGGCAGGAGCAGCAGCCAGTCTATGAAAGCAGATATCCATAGAGCAAATCCGCCGGGCAGCAGGGTTGAGAACCGTTGTCTCATAGGCTTCTGCCTCCTTCACCGGGGATGTCCAGCCATTCCACACCGTTGCCCAGGTAACTCAAAGCCTCTGCCGCCAGCTGCAGCTCCGCCCCCCGGTGACAGGTGATGATCAGATAATCTGTATCCCGGTCCCCCTTCTCGGCCTCAAGCTCAAGCAGTCTGCCCATCGGCAGGGTTCTGTCCAGGTTTAGCCTGGCCAGGAGGCCAAAGTATTCTTCGGCATGCGAGATAGGCCAGGAATCTACAGCTTCTCTTGCCCCTCCCCCATCCAGTCTGCCGTTGCTCAGCAGCCGGGTCTCGATTCCGTGGCTGATGGCATATTCAGCGACGGTTGCCGCATAGCGGATGCCAAGCTCAATCCGCTGCGCATCGGTGACTGTCCGCCACATGGAATCGCTGATCTCCACATTCAGGCAGATCACCAGCCTTGAATCAGCGGTATAATCCTTCTGGTGTACCTGCATCGTTCCGGTACGTGCAGTCGCTTTCCAGTTGATGGAGGCCAGCGAATCACCTGCACTATACTCCCGGGTGCCTGCTATCAGAAAGGGATCTTCTACAATCCAGCGCTTAACGGGCAGCTCCCCCAGCCAGCTGTGGACCGGCAGCGGAAGCTCTTCAAAAGGCAGCAGACCCGGATAGACCAGCAGCTCCAGCTGCAGCGGGAACGTCTTCGTCTTATGGCTAAGGCCGAAAAGATCGCCCGTAGTCATAGTAGCCGTCTCCAGTACGAACAGGCCGCGCTCCCGGCAGATTACCTGATGCCGCCGTTTGATATGACGGTAAGAGCGGAGAAAGAACAGGCTGATATGATTCTGGGAGATCTCCCCGCTGCTGATGCCGAGATTCTCCTGGCTGCCGAATTCAAGCCCCCGGGCAATGCTGGATTCCAGCCGCAGCCAGGGCAGCGGCAGCAGCTTCCGGTTCATTATTTCCTCAACCATCTCTACCTGTTCGCCGGCATATACGGCTTTGGCCGAGAAGTAACGGGTATAGCTGACTCTCTTAAGCGCATTCTTGTCGTAAATGATAGAGCTGAACATTAAGAGAAGAATAGTAAACGCAATGAACCACGGCAGCGACATGGTTCACTCCACCCTTCCGCCTCTGGAGAGCACTCCGGTCTCGGCCGGTACCTCAACCTCCCGGAGCACCTGGAGCACTACCTCCGCCGGTTGTCCCTCGCGGACTCCCGGTCCGCGCTGCAGAATCAGCCGGTGGGCCAGTACAGGGACGGCCACCGCCTTGATGTCATCGGGCAGGCAATAGCTTCTGCCTTGAATCAGCGCATATCCCTGCGCTGCGCGCAGCAGGGCGAAGCCCGCCCGGGGACTGGCCCCCAGCCGGACAGACGGGGCCTTACGCGTAGCTTCGACCACGCTGATCATGTACGCCAGCAGCTCGTCGCTCACGCTGATGCCTGCGGCAAGCCGCTGCAGCGCCACAACCTGCTCGCCGCTTGCCACGGCAGCAGTGTCCTCCAGCGGGTTGTTCTCACGGAACCGCTGCAGAATATGTACCCCCTCTTCGAAGGTGGGGTATCCGGTAGTGATCCGCATCAGGAAGCGGTCAAGCTGTGCTTCCGGCAGCGGAAAGGTCCCTTGGCTGTCAATCGGATTCTGGGTCGCGATGACCAGAAACGGCCGCTGCAGCTCATGAGTCACACCGTCGATCGTAATCTGCCGCTCCTCCATACATTCCAGCAGACTCGACTGGGTGCGCGGGGTGGCCCGGTTAATCTCATCGGCCAGCAGGATGCTGGCGAACACCGGCCCCGGACGGAACTGGAATTCGCCGCTCCGCTGGTTGTAATAATTGATGCCGCTTAAATCTGACGGCAGCAGATCAGGTGTGAATTGAATCCGTTTGAAGGCGCAGTCGAGTGAGCGGGCCAACGTTTTGGCGAGCAGTGTTTTGCCGGTGCCGGGTACATCTTCCAGCAGGACATGGCCGTTAGCGAGCAGGGCGGTCAGCAGCAGATTCACTCCGCTTTCTTTGCCGACAATAACTTTAGACAGATTGTGACGGATTGCTTCAATAAGGGCAGTTGCTTCGGATAAATTCATGAATAATTACACCTTCCCATTCCTAAATCCCCCCTTACAGCGGGGCTTTTTCATGAAGTTGACTCAGGTACTTGGCGGGGACCCCAGATGATAAAAAATCTTAGCTTTCAAATAAATGTATGTACAATAACTTAATCATACCAGAAAGCGTGTACATTTTATAATGGAACAGCCTCACCTTCATTTTCCCCGCCCCTGCAGCCCCTGCTTGCCGAGCTTCATCCTGATCACAGCCACGATAAAATAATACACCGGAATACATTCAACAATCAGCCAGAAAAGCACTGTACTGAAGGCATAGTAGTCCTGGTCATACTTGGCGAGATGTCTCGAGTACAGGAAGGCTATAGTAATGGAGCAGACCGTCAGGGCAGGGACCAGCAGTTTTTTTGCCCGCTGCCCGGTTAAGTAAGCTGCACATTTGCCGGCCACGAAGATCAGGAAGGCGCTGTGAATGAACATCGAGGAGGACCAGAAGCCAATCAGAATCGGGTCGGAATTGCCGAGCAAATCATCGTTTGAAGAGCTGCGGACCAGCTGGAGATACGGAAATTTCAGTTCTTTACTTAAATACACCCCAAAGTTCAGCAGGGTCATCAGCCAGGACAGCAGCACAAGCAGCATGACAGCAACCCCGGCAACGGCCAGCCGCTTCATGGTGCTTTTACTGATTTTAAATTCAGGCACAATAAACAGGAGCACCACCCATTCACTTAACCATGACATCACCGTAACCGCATCATTTGAGATCAGCCGTGGATCATGGTAATGAATAAAGGCCGGAAGCATGGCGAAGTTGGCATGTTGAACGAACAGGTAAATGCTTAAGATGAATGAAAATATAAATATAAGCGAAATACCATCGGACATATACACGATCGAGGTTACTCCAAGCTGAGCGGTGTAGATGATGACCAGCCCGATCACAATCTGGATGAAGAGCGGCGGAGTGCCGCGCAAATAATTCGCTCCGAAGAACAGGACGAAATTCTCGATGTCGTAGGAAGCGTAGTACACACACCAGCATAATAAAAGTATAACCATCAGCCGGTGCAGCCACTTGCCCATAATCTCTGCCCCGAAATCTATCCAGCCGGTCCCGGGTCTCATCCTGCCCACCTGGACCGTAAAGAACAGCGGAATCATCGCCAGAGCACAGCCGGCAATAATCCCGATCCAGCCCTGATAGCCCGAGGCTTCAATAATTCCCGGTGCAAGGAACATGGTACTCTGACCGCTCAGATATACAATTGCGAACCGGGTCAATTGCCATTTTGATGTCTGCATATCCTCTTCTTCCGCTCCTCACTTTTCTTTACCGAAGTCTTCAATGACGAAGCTGGTAGTTACCTCTATCTGTGCCTCGCGGCTGTAATAGTCTCCCCAGCGCTCACGCAGCTTGTCCCATACCGCCGGATAATTCCATTCCAGCAGCATGCCCAGCTGCAGCACATCTGCTCCTGCCTGCTGGGTGCTCTTTAGCGCCGCTGTAATTTCCTTCTTCACCTGCTCCTCAAGCTTGCTTACGATCAGATCACTAAGCTCATCCGCATTGCGCAGTTTGGAATCCTTGAGCGAGGTGATGCTCGCCCGGCCTTTTACTCTCAACTGAAACAGCGGACCGTCCGCGGTCATTGCGACTGAAGCAGAAGAAGTATTGTTCAGAAAAACAGAGCTGGCTGCTCCCTTCCCGTCATCATCCCATTGAATTGAATAGACAGGCAGCGCCAGCTTGCCCGCCTTATTGCCCGCCGCCCAGGCCAGAGCCCTGCCCTCTTTGACCTTCAGAATGCCGTGCATTTTCATATCCTGAAACAGCATTACTCCTCCGTTGCCGACCCAATATTCAGTTTTCCCCTGATCTGCACTTTCGGCCTTCCGGCCAAAGGACAGATAGTTCATGGCATATCCCGTATGGGAAGCCTCTGACAGCATACAATCCCGGATGGTTGTGCTAAACAAAAGATTCTCTTTCGCCATATTGCTCAGCACCTGATCCGGCAATTGCTCGAAGATCGGTGACAATTTAGGTATCTCACTGGCCCTGCCGGGTGCAGCCATAATGAAGGTGCCCAGCGGAATTTCAGGCTGTCTTTTGAACCAAGCCAGCATATCGCCAATTCCCTGACTGGCAAACTGCTTACCTATAACGACAATTTTGATATGTGAGATTTCCAGCCGGCGGGTCAGATCCTTCTGGATCATAATGACAGCCTCCGGTATGGTTTCCGCCGTCTTGGTAATCATGGAATAGGCTTTCCCGTCCCCCGCTCCGCTGCCTCCCTGAGTGCCGGACATCAGGCGGTTGGGGAGCGGGGAGCTGATCGACACTTCAACCGTTCCCGGCTCATCCCCCGCATCAATGTACATCCCGTAGATGAAGGTTAGCTCATCCAGTTCGACCTTGGTCCAGCAGCCGGTCAGATTCAGCACTATTCCCAGTGCGAGAAGCAGTTTGACGGCTTTCATGGCTTCTGTCTCCTTTTATTCCTCCTGTCGGTAAAAGAGCTGCTGCGGTTCTTCATATACTGAGAGGGAAAGCGGAATAAGGTATCCTTCCAATCCTCCAGCACAAGCGGAGCGACAGGCTGCAGGTAAGGTGTGCCGAAGGAGCGCAAATGGACCAGATGGCCGTAAATGATAAACACGGCAATAAATACACCAATCAGCCCCATTGTTCCCCCGAGCACCAGCAGGACAAACCGCAGCAGCCGGAAGGTCAGCCCAAGCTCCAGATGGGGAATAATGTAGGAGGCAATCCCGGTAATGGACACCACAATAACCATCGGAGCCGAGACAATTCCCGCCTGGACCGCCGCCTGCCCGATTACAATCCCGCCGATAATCGAGACCGTCTGGCCTACCGGCTTCGGAATCCGCGTACCCGCTTCACGCAGCGCCTCGAAGGTCAGTTCCATAATCAGCGCCTCTGTCAGGGCCGAGAACGGGATATTTTCGCGCGCCGAAGCAATTGTAATCAGCAGATCTGACGGAATAATCTGTGAATGGAAGGTGGTAATCGCGACATATAATGCAGGCAGAATCATTGAGATTAATGAGAAAAAAAGCCGGACCAGCCGGATCCAGCTGCCGG encodes:
- a CDS encoding AzlC family ABC transporter permease, with product MNSESVSQQASPDSHPAGAGAAPPATAEGNESFLQGVKDCLPTLLGYLSIGFAAGVVEKTAGLSIAEIAMISIILYAGSAQFIAAGMIAAGSTASSIIVTILLVNLRHLLLSAAISPYFRHLTPLRNLLIGSLLTDETFGVAIQKSASRKQLSEKWMHGLNITAYLNWFLANIAGAFFGQWISSPEKWGLDFALPAMFIGLLVLTMMSRRKYVLDLIVGAVSVIIAVLVSVLWSPSMGVISAVLIASTIGMVIEQWK
- a CDS encoding AzlD domain-containing protein; protein product: MEVRLDIFFIILGAALVTFIPRVLPLMLLSRITIPEWGMRWLSYVPIAVMAALVAQELFVTDGKFAVLSTNVELIAALPAFWVAVKTRSLLGTVVVGILALMLLRLLF
- a CDS encoding alpha/beta hydrolase; amino-acid sequence: MLYPSITPDGHLQAIKAHLRQTTRYAEQTVQEIRAAAEESVSRLPALSGLQVQPVIHGSFRGEWVSCADGPGLPLGPGGQVLLYYHGGGFISGSCAICRDLAARLSAAGGIAVLTAEYRLAPEFCYPAAGDDCLAAYRWLLEQGVSPADIILGGDSVGATLALMTLITLREQGVKLPAGACLLSPHADLVHLDGESYESRAAVDPTGSREANQRILVDYLGPYAGEMPALLSPLRLDLQGLPPLLIQAGSLEVLLSDAERLAAKAQAAGNAVTLEVWENMWCSFQLLGALLPEAQQAIDQIGSFIKRTLGAAN
- a CDS encoding lysozyme inhibitor LprI family protein; the protein is MKGKILLLFFITILLSACQNNSQPAALNSETESKETTEVQSDPTNNEVLPMSIGNYDLKGEFYDEMLQNPIDRDYEAEFNEFQNSEEFTTLGWGALVGKYTEHWDKELNQIYNKLLSKLDREPKEALIASQKEWLKYHLKETEFVEKAFIDNGYLGSQGSVSLGTVIMGRIRERTMQLFEYRYLLDGEVEFLYQSNK
- a CDS encoding MerR family transcriptional regulator, which encodes MVQYLRSELAKEARVNIETLRFYEKHGLIPLPQRSAGGYRLYTEETLGRIVFIQNAKNCGFTLREIKKALIKSADGSIGITDFVEVIERKMRAVDLEISKRQKTRERLEELKSNLLSPQRHASVQETLDILQMGD
- a CDS encoding DUF58 domain-containing protein, producing MSLPWFIAFTILLLMFSSIIYDKNALKRVSYTRYFSAKAVYAGEQVEMVEEIMNRKLLPLPWLRLESSIARGLEFGSQENLGISSGEISQNHISLFFLRSYRHIKRRHQVICRERGLFVLETATMTTGDLFGLSHKTKTFPLQLELLVYPGLLPFEELPLPVHSWLGELPVKRWIVEDPFLIAGTREYSAGDSLASINWKATARTGTMQVHQKDYTADSRLVICLNVEISDSMWRTVTDAQRIELGIRYAATVAEYAISHGIETRLLSNGRLDGGGAREAVDSWPISHAEEYFGLLARLNLDRTLPMGRLLELEAEKGDRDTDYLIITCHRGAELQLAAEALSYLGNGVEWLDIPGEGGRSL
- a CDS encoding MoxR family ATPase, whose translation is MNLSEATALIEAIRHNLSKVIVGKESGVNLLLTALLANGHVLLEDVPGTGKTLLAKTLARSLDCAFKRIQFTPDLLPSDLSGINYYNQRSGEFQFRPGPVFASILLADEINRATPRTQSSLLECMEERQITIDGVTHELQRPFLVIATQNPIDSQGTFPLPEAQLDRFLMRITTGYPTFEEGVHILQRFRENNPLEDTAAVASGEQVVALQRLAAGISVSDELLAYMISVVEATRKAPSVRLGASPRAGFALLRAAQGYALIQGRSYCLPDDIKAVAVPVLAHRLILQRGPGVREGQPAEVVLQVLREVEVPAETGVLSRGGRVE
- a CDS encoding GerAB/ArcD/ProY family transporter — encoded protein: MQTSKWQLTRFAIVYLSGQSTMFLAPGIIEASGYQGWIGIIAGCALAMIPLFFTVQVGRMRPGTGWIDFGAEIMGKWLHRLMVILLLCWCVYYASYDIENFVLFFGANYLRGTPPLFIQIVIGLVIIYTAQLGVTSIVYMSDGISLIFIFSFILSIYLFVQHANFAMLPAFIHYHDPRLISNDAVTVMSWLSEWVVLLFIVPEFKISKSTMKRLAVAGVAVMLLVLLSWLMTLLNFGVYLSKELKFPYLQLVRSSSNDDLLGNSDPILIGFWSSSMFIHSAFLIFVAGKCAAYLTGQRAKKLLVPALTVCSITIAFLYSRHLAKYDQDYYAFSTVLFWLIVECIPVYYFIVAVIRMKLGKQGLQGRGK
- a CDS encoding Ger(x)C family spore germination protein; this translates as MKAVKLLLALGIVLNLTGCWTKVELDELTFIYGMYIDAGDEPGTVEVSISSPLPNRLMSGTQGGSGAGDGKAYSMITKTAETIPEAVIMIQKDLTRRLEISHIKIVVIGKQFASQGIGDMLAWFKRQPEIPLGTFIMAAPGRASEIPKLSPIFEQLPDQVLSNMAKENLLFSTTIRDCMLSEASHTGYAMNYLSFGRKAESADQGKTEYWVGNGGVMLFQDMKMHGILKVKEGRALAWAAGNKAGKLALPVYSIQWDDDGKGAASSVFLNNTSSASVAMTADGPLFQLRVKGRASITSLKDSKLRNADELSDLIVSKLEEQVKKEITAALKSTQQAGADVLQLGMLLEWNYPAVWDKLRERWGDYYSREAQIEVTTSFVIEDFGKEK